A DNA window from Allokutzneria albata contains the following coding sequences:
- a CDS encoding DoxX family protein: MSPKLTSLVLSLSRAVVGLLFACHGAASLFGVLGGAASKGGAVAFGAWPGWWAALIQFGGGLLVLVGLATRPVALLCSGSMAFAYFTVHQPVALWPLENGGVSSALYCWFFLLIAAIGPGRYAVDTWLPRRTTTRVAEVGACVGGSTPG; encoded by the coding sequence AAGCTCACATCCCTTGTCTTGTCCTTGTCCCGTGCCGTCGTCGGCCTGCTGTTCGCCTGCCACGGCGCCGCTTCGCTGTTCGGCGTCCTCGGCGGTGCCGCGAGCAAGGGCGGAGCGGTCGCGTTCGGCGCGTGGCCCGGCTGGTGGGCCGCCCTGATCCAGTTCGGCGGCGGCCTGCTCGTGCTCGTCGGCCTCGCCACCCGTCCCGTCGCGTTGCTGTGCTCGGGCTCGATGGCTTTCGCGTACTTCACCGTCCACCAGCCCGTCGCACTGTGGCCGCTGGAGAACGGCGGCGTCTCCTCCGCGCTGTACTGCTGGTTCTTCCTGCTCATCGCCGCCATCGGCCCCGGCCGGTACGCGGTGGACACCTGGCTGCCCCGCCGCACCACCACGAGGGTGGCTGAAGTGGGCGCGTGCGTTGGTGGTTCTACGCCAGGATGA